TTTGGGAAATGAGCCCTCTGTCCCTAAGCCAGCAACACGCCGTAAATTAAATAACGAAAAGcaattggtaaataaataaggcAAAAAATGACATTCAACACGTTTGCAGTGggaaatcataaataaatcataataCTGAACACAAGCAATTTGACTGTTTCTCtagctttaaatattattatttatatatattttttattattttctgtgaagccaaatggcaacaaaatgcaaacaaacttTCAGTGTAAATGTGTGGTGGTGTTTCAGTGTACGCACGTGTGAGAGTCGACtagattaaaattaaaaatgagcCGTCGATATTAGGAAAGAAAAACCTTTCGTAGAGTGTGGGGATTTTCAGTTGATTAGTGTAAGGTGTATCGATTTATCGCTTTAACTAGTTTCCAATCGTAAGCATTACACAAACGGAGGCATGTGAAAATCGTAGGAAAAGCCACCTCTTGGCAGGACTCTTGAGGAGTTTACAAACGAAGTATTCATGAGTGTATCGAGTGTATGGTTTTGTGTACTGTGTATAAGCTTTTTACGATTTTCACATCCCTAATCAAGCATACTGAGCTAGCAAGATTTAGCAGCGTGTTGGGAGACCAATCGCATATATTAGACAAATAATATATACGATTTCTCTGCAACAGTATCTGGAGTTGTTCAatggaaacaaaaaatataggGATTACCAATGGTTGCGTTTCAAGAGCCACATTATGAATTGTttagatatatgatatgatttaCCGACCTCTCACAGAGATAGTAAGAAATCGCTCGCATAAAAATGTCTGACATTCCGCATATTGTCTTTTTGAAAGTCTTTCGTAAGAATTTTACAAATTGATCTAATTGGGGAGGGGTGTTTGATACAAAAACCGATGTAGTTTTGATTCTTCGATTTTGTCACAATTTAGGAACTTAAGGACAGCCCCGGCCCACTCGAGCAAAAAGCCTTTCGAGAGAGGGATAGCAGCTCACTGATAATTTTAGGACTAGCCTCGATTGGCATGCAAGATGGCTCCTAAGCTAGCTAGTTAAAAAAATGGGTTAAGGGGGTAAAATGGCCTTGCGAGGACTTTGGCTGACTGCGAGGATAACAATCCTCcttgcttttctttttatgGTGGTCTTTCTATGAGATTAAATGGCATCTTTGGATTCCCCCTTAACGAACAAACAAAActgctataaaaataaagtacaaaaaatacTGTGCAGGCATCGAactcaaaaacaaaactagAATTTCGTACAAATATAGAACTAGAAGAGCAAAACACACTGATTGCCGAATAAATAAGGACTAAAACTATGTTGCTTTCTGAGGGCTTTCGTTTCTATCGTTTCTATCGATTCTAGACTCTGGCGGCTGTTCCAGGGGCACCGGCATCCAGCCCCATGTGCTGTATGCTTGCACCTAGCCCTTCTGGGTTCTTGGGCCACGATTTTCCCTCACCCCCGGGGGCAATTGTCTtttgtgtgtggtgtgtgtgtgtgcttgtgagTTGTCTCTAATGATAATTTACTAGATTCTCCGCCGTCGCGGCTCCTTCGCCGGCGGCTTCAACTGCTCCTACCACTGCTCCTCCCGATCCTCTTGCCTCCGTGATGGTTCTGGGCACTGCCAGCGCTGCGTTCAACAACCGGTGTCGTTGCTCCCTCTGTTGGCGTCTCTCGTCGTGCAGCGCGGCCTACCAGCGCCGCCGTTAACACCAGCGGAAGGGCACCGCACGCGGCCGGTCGGCGCCCTCCTTGACCAGCGGCTTGTGGTACTCGCGTCCTGGCCTCGAGTGGATCACGGCCCAGCAGTGCTCGCAATAGTACTGCAGACAGGTCACGTTCGCGCAGAAGAACGGGGCGAACTTGCCACCGCAGCGCTGACCCTCGCACTCATCGCACATCTGATCGTCCAGGACGTAGGGCTTCACCTCCACCCGCTTGTCGATGTCGCCATGCTGCAGCTGCACAAATCTGGCCGAGATGGCCGCAATGTAGCTCTGCTGATTCGAGAAGGCCACACGGCCAGCGCCCTTGGGGTACTTCAGCTCCGGATCGGTGTCGATCCCGGCATAGCACACGCCGCCGTACAGCCGATCCATGATCATGGCCAGCTCGAAGGCCTTCAGCGGACGTGGCACTCCGCCCACGAACACCGTCTTGCGCGGATCCAGCGACATGGTGGCATCCAGCACATAGTCCGCGTCGGCCAGACGCCAAGGACGAATCTGCACAGCCTTGTCCTTGATCGTTGGCGACGACACGCACAGATACAGCTTATCCTCGTCGGTGATGCACGAGTCGATCAGCTGCTGCACGCTGCTCTCGTCCTGGAACAGCAGGAAGGCATAGCCCTTGGGCGGGAAATACGACTTGGACTCGGCCTTGTGTGGCCAGTCGACGACCAGGGGCCCGAAGCGGCGGAACGAGGTGGTGATCTCGTCCTCATCGATGTCCGGCGGCAGGCCGCCAACGAATACCTTCCGCGAGAAGCGGGCCGTGCCGTCGCCCACATTGCCTCCATTCCCGCCCTGGATGGGCGAGTGCGGCGAGTGGGGAGAGAGGCGCGAGGGCGAGCCCATCTTGAGGGCGTTTAGATAGGCGGATGGATCATTTCCGCTGGCCGCAATGGCCATGGCATCCGCTTCGCTCAGATGCTTAGGACCGCCCATCACACGCATCCTGTCCTGCATCAGGGACATGCTGTTGCCGCCATCGCCTCCGTTACCACCATTTCCGCCCAGCGACATGTTGCGCATGTACTCGCTCAGCGAGTTATCCATGCCGCCGTGGTGCATCTGCCCGTTGGAGGCCATCATGTTGCCGTAGCTGTTGCTCCCCAAATAGGGGGCATCTCCGCCGCCGGTTGCTCCCGCCGAGACCATGCCACCGGGTCCTCCGCCGCcaacaccaccaccaccgtTTCCAATCGACAGGGTGGGTATGTTCATGTGGCCACCACTGCCCAGGCCGTCCATGTGCGGATTGCCGTAGAGAGCTGTCGGGGAGTT
This window of the Drosophila biarmipes strain raj3 chromosome 3L, RU_DBia_V1.1, whole genome shotgun sequence genome carries:
- the LOC108029072 gene encoding translational regulator orb2 isoform X3, which gives rise to MYNKFVNFICGGLPNLNLNKPPQLHQQQQQQQHNQQQPHQQHQQQHQQLQQQLSPNLSALHHHHHQQQQQLREGGGSHSPSSPGGGGSPYNGSQAGCSSGGISPIPPQMSGVSPKYRRSISFPIKGNSPTALYGNPHMDGLGSGGHMNIPTLSIGNGGGGVGGGGPGGMVSAGATGGGDAPYLGSNSYGNMMASNGQMHHGGMDNSLSEYMRNMSLGGNGGNGGDGGNSMSLMQDRMRVMGGPKHLSEADAMAIAASGNDPSAYLNALKMGSPSRLSPHSPHSPIQGGNGGNVGDGTARFSRKVFVGGLPPDIDEDEITTSFRRFGPLVVDWPHKAESKSYFPPKGYAFLLFQDESSVQQLIDSCITDEDKLYLCVSSPTIKDKAVQIRPWRLADADYVLDATMSLDPRKTVFVGGVPRPLKAFELAMIMDRLYGGVCYAGIDTDPELKYPKGAGRVAFSNQQSYIAAISARFVQLQHGDIDKRVEVKPYVLDDQMCDECEGQRCGGKFAPFFCANVTCLQYYCEHCWAVIHSRPGREYHKPLVKEGADRPRAVPFRWC
- the LOC108029072 gene encoding translational regulator orb2 isoform X2 encodes the protein MDSLKLPKANSATSSASGSNSNLSGSTSASASAATSPTSSGNAVGGILSGAPKSPPGLSSSTPITVRFNANEESLDDILQSFHHNKHSPSGGASGGGDASPTSNLLGMKNNGLGLNTGLVVGACDSLSSSPSQPQMQGGSASLFGNDEVTLRNNFMQAGGFFNRKSCGGLPNLNLNKPPQLHQQQQQQQHNQQQPHQQHQQQHQQLQQQLSPNLSALHHHHHQQQQQLREGGGSHSPSSPGGGGSPYNGSQAGCSSGGISPIPPQMSGVSPKYRRSISFPIKGNSPTALYGNPHMDGLGSGGHMNIPTLSIGNGGGGVGGGGPGGMVSAGATGGGDAPYLGSNSYGNMMASNGQMHHGGMDNSLSEYMRNMSLGGNGGNGGDGGNSMSLMQDRMRVMGGPKHLSEADAMAIAASGNDPSAYLNALKMGSPSRLSPHSPHSPIQGGNGGNVGDGTARFSRKVFVGGLPPDIDEDEITTSFRRFGPLVVDWPHKAESKSYFPPKGYAFLLFQDESSVQQLIDSCITDEDKLYLCVSSPTIKDKAVQIRPWRLADADYVLDATMSLDPRKTVFVGGVPRPLKAFELAMIMDRLYGGVCYAGIDTDPELKYPKGAGRVAFSNQQSYIAAISARFVQLQHGDIDKRVEVKPYVLDDQMCDECEGQRCGGKFAPFFCANVTCLQYYCEHCWAVIHSRPGREYHKPLVKEGADRPRAVPFRWC